The Peribacillus simplex genome contains a region encoding:
- a CDS encoding deoxyribonuclease IV, giving the protein MLKIGSHVSMSGKGMLLAASQEAASYGSNTFMIYTGAPQNTRRKKIEDLNIEAGRLHMEENGISDIVVHAPYIINIGNTTNPATYELGVNFLRSEIDRTDAIGARQIVLHPGAHVGAGSELGIKRIIEGLNEVLTADDKVQIALETMAGKGSECGRSFEELAMIIDGVTHNEKLSVCFDTCHTHDAGYNIIEDFDGVLNEFDKLVGVDRIKVLHINDSKNERGTRKDRHENIGFGHIGFKALNDIVHHPQLSNVPKILETPYVGEDKKDKRAPYKFEIDMFKNNQFEEDLLEKIRFQQ; this is encoded by the coding sequence ATGCTGAAGATTGGATCGCATGTTTCGATGAGCGGGAAAGGGATGCTTCTTGCTGCGAGTCAAGAAGCGGCTTCGTATGGCTCCAACACATTCATGATCTATACAGGGGCCCCTCAAAATACAAGACGTAAAAAAATCGAGGATTTAAATATCGAAGCCGGAAGACTGCATATGGAGGAGAATGGAATCAGCGATATCGTAGTCCATGCTCCGTATATCATTAATATAGGAAATACCACGAATCCAGCCACATATGAGCTTGGAGTCAACTTCTTACGCAGCGAAATCGATCGGACCGATGCGATTGGCGCAAGGCAAATCGTACTTCATCCAGGTGCGCATGTTGGCGCAGGCAGTGAACTGGGAATCAAGAGGATCATCGAAGGGTTGAATGAAGTGCTGACTGCCGACGATAAAGTTCAGATTGCCCTTGAAACGATGGCGGGTAAAGGTTCTGAATGTGGCAGGTCTTTCGAGGAACTGGCGATGATCATTGATGGTGTAACCCATAATGAAAAATTATCAGTTTGCTTCGATACTTGCCATACTCATGATGCCGGATATAATATCATCGAGGATTTTGATGGCGTACTGAATGAATTTGATAAATTGGTCGGTGTTGACCGTATCAAGGTCCTTCATATAAACGATAGCAAAAACGAACGCGGCACCCGTAAGGACCGCCATGAAAACATTGGGTTTGGTCATATTGGTTTTAAGGCGCTGAATGATATTGTACACCATCCTCAATTAAGCAATGTTCCGAAAATCCTGGAAACACCTTATGTAGGGGAAGACAAAAAAGACAAAAGGGCACCTTATAAATTCGAAATTGATATGTTCAAGAATAATCAATTTGAAGAAGATTTATTGGAAAAAATCAGATTCCAACAATAA
- a CDS encoding DEAD/DEAH box helicase, protein MKQNQFERFNLKSYILDAVRTLGFDKPTEIQERVLPSLLKGSSLIGQSQTGTGKTHSYLLPIMNRLDAGKNEVQAIISAPTRELANQIYKEALKIADHFPEDEQIQVRCFIGGTDKQRMIDKLKTQPQLVIGTPGRIKDLVEAQALQVYTAKMLVVDEADLMLDMGFIEDVDLFASRMAEKIQMLVFSATIPEKLKPFLNKYMENPKYVQVNPKQATASKIEHVLIPLRHRNKEQLLHDIIVRYNPYLAIVFTNTKKMADHVANSLSEKGLNVGRIHGDLTPRERKKMMKQINDLEYQFIVATDLASRGIDIEGVSHIINYELPSDLDFYIHRTGRTARAGYSGIATTIYDTSDEDSLNRLEKMGIQFRDADIQNGDWADIDERNKRKNRKKQKSDIDVKASRHVKKPTKVKPGYKKKIQRDVENFKKRERRIQRKK, encoded by the coding sequence ATGAAACAAAATCAATTTGAACGATTTAATTTGAAAAGCTACATTCTAGATGCGGTTCGTACTTTAGGGTTCGATAAGCCGACGGAAATTCAAGAGCGTGTGCTTCCGTCGCTTTTAAAGGGAAGTAGCTTAATTGGCCAGTCGCAGACAGGTACAGGAAAGACACATTCCTATTTGTTGCCGATCATGAACAGGCTTGATGCTGGTAAAAATGAAGTTCAAGCGATTATTTCCGCACCAACCCGTGAGTTAGCGAACCAAATCTACAAAGAAGCTTTGAAAATTGCTGACCATTTCCCTGAGGATGAGCAGATTCAAGTCCGTTGTTTCATCGGTGGCACTGATAAACAGCGAATGATAGATAAATTGAAGACACAGCCACAATTGGTAATTGGTACGCCGGGCCGGATCAAGGACTTGGTTGAAGCTCAGGCATTACAGGTGTATACAGCTAAAATGCTTGTAGTCGATGAAGCGGACCTTATGCTGGACATGGGATTCATTGAGGATGTCGATTTATTTGCATCACGTATGGCTGAAAAAATTCAAATGCTTGTCTTTTCGGCAACCATCCCAGAAAAATTGAAGCCGTTTTTAAATAAATATATGGAGAATCCAAAGTATGTTCAAGTGAATCCGAAGCAGGCGACAGCTTCGAAAATTGAACATGTTCTTATACCGCTTCGCCACCGTAACAAAGAGCAGTTGCTTCATGATATCATCGTCCGTTATAATCCATATTTGGCGATTGTTTTCACCAACACAAAGAAAATGGCGGATCATGTGGCTAATTCCTTGAGCGAAAAGGGATTGAATGTCGGCCGTATTCATGGGGATTTAACGCCTCGTGAGCGTAAAAAAATGATGAAGCAAATCAATGATTTGGAGTATCAATTCATCGTTGCGACAGATCTGGCTTCCCGTGGAATCGATATTGAAGGTGTAAGTCATATCATTAACTATGAATTGCCTTCAGATTTGGATTTTTATATCCATAGGACGGGTAGGACGGCACGTGCTGGATATTCAGGCATTGCCACTACCATTTACGATACTTCCGATGAAGATTCATTGAACCGCCTTGAAAAAATGGGCATTCAGTTCCGTGATGCCGATATCCAAAACGGTGATTGGGCTGATATCGACGAACGTAATAAACGGAAAAACCGTAAAAAACAAAAATCTGATATTGATGTTAAAGCGAGCAGGCACGTCAAGAAGCCAACTAAAGTAAAGCCAGGGTACAAGAAGAAAATTCAGCGTGATGTGGAAAACTTTAAAAAACGCGAACGTCGTATACAGAGAAAGAAATAG
- the vrrA gene encoding VrrA/YqfQ family protein, translating into MFPNRNRQPGPGFQPPNGRRMQQHPAPFRQSRQIPHPYQQMQRPMVQNRPQMPQGPQGFRGPFAQPQRQEMLPAKKEGLLSKILGKSKQKGASPNLFAPAASTNKSSSRSSGGGILETLKNPDSLNNMLSNTQKVLQAAEQFTPMVEQYGPVIKNLPSMWKVFRSISSAGETEDEGAPVENGPKVEEQKNSEVKTDSKKEDKAKEASPIAQVRTERKRERTSGPKLYI; encoded by the coding sequence ATGTTCCCAAATAGAAATCGTCAGCCCGGACCCGGTTTTCAGCCACCCAATGGCCGAAGGATGCAGCAGCACCCTGCTCCATTCAGACAGTCACGGCAAATTCCCCATCCTTATCAGCAGATGCAGCGGCCGATGGTCCAAAACAGACCGCAGATGCCACAGGGACCCCAAGGTTTCCGAGGCCCTTTCGCCCAACCGCAGCGGCAGGAAATGCTGCCAGCAAAGAAAGAAGGGTTATTGTCAAAAATACTCGGTAAGTCGAAACAAAAAGGAGCTTCTCCCAATTTGTTTGCGCCAGCCGCTTCCACTAACAAAAGTTCTTCACGAAGCAGCGGAGGCGGTATCTTAGAAACATTAAAAAACCCCGATTCGCTTAATAATATGCTTTCCAACACGCAAAAAGTGTTGCAGGCGGCGGAACAATTCACGCCTATGGTGGAACAATACGGGCCAGTGATTAAAAATCTGCCTTCCATGTGGAAAGTTTTCAGGAGCATATCCTCAGCCGGTGAGACCGAGGACGAGGGAGCTCCCGTCGAAAACGGGCCAAAGGTTGAGGAACAAAAAAACAGTGAGGTAAAAACGGATTCGAAGAAAGAAGATAAAGCTAAAGAAGCTAGCCCCATCGCCCAAGTTCGTACCGAAAGGAAAAGGGAAAGAACATCCGGTCCCAAGCTTTATATATAG
- a CDS encoding 4-hydroxy-3-methylbut-2-enyl diphosphate reductase, whose product MKVIKISPRGYCYGVVDAMVIARNAALDKTLPRPIYILGMIVHNKHVTDAFEEEGIITLDGSNRNDIIEQVDSGTVIFTAHGVSPEIRKIAEKKGLVTLDATCPDVTATHDLIREKQAEGYQIIYIGKKGHPEPEGAVGVAPDVVHLVQKDEDVEALTLNSDKIIVTNQTTMSQWDVLDIMDKVKEKFPHAQVHKEICLATQVRQEAVAEQAGEADVLIVVGDPKSNNSNRLAQVSQEIAGTRAYRIADISELNLEWLKDAETVAVTSGASTPTPITKEVIAFLEQYEANDESTWNTEKKTPLHKILPKIKVKK is encoded by the coding sequence ATGAAAGTGATTAAAATTTCCCCGCGCGGCTATTGTTATGGCGTTGTCGATGCCATGGTCATTGCCCGAAATGCGGCTTTAGATAAAACCTTGCCACGTCCCATTTACATTTTAGGAATGATCGTGCATAACAAACATGTGACGGATGCGTTCGAAGAAGAAGGCATCATCACGTTGGACGGAAGCAACCGCAACGATATCATTGAACAGGTGGACAGCGGAACCGTCATCTTTACTGCTCACGGCGTTTCACCTGAGATTAGGAAGATCGCTGAGAAAAAAGGTCTTGTGACGCTCGATGCAACATGTCCCGATGTTACCGCAACACATGACTTAATTCGGGAAAAACAAGCGGAAGGCTATCAAATCATTTATATAGGCAAAAAAGGCCATCCGGAACCAGAGGGTGCTGTCGGAGTTGCTCCTGATGTCGTTCACCTGGTTCAAAAGGATGAAGATGTGGAAGCCTTGACTTTGAATAGTGATAAGATCATTGTCACCAATCAAACAACGATGAGCCAATGGGATGTTTTGGATATCATGGATAAGGTCAAGGAAAAGTTCCCGCATGCCCAAGTCCATAAGGAAATTTGTTTAGCGACACAGGTTCGCCAAGAAGCGGTTGCCGAGCAAGCCGGCGAAGCTGATGTTTTAATCGTTGTCGGAGATCCCAAGAGTAATAATTCAAACCGGCTTGCACAAGTATCCCAAGAGATTGCCGGCACGAGAGCTTATCGAATCGCCGACATTTCCGAGTTGAACCTTGAATGGTTGAAGGATGCAGAGACGGTTGCCGTCACTTCAGGGGCTTCAACACCAACTCCGATCACGAAGGAAGTTATCGCATTTCTAGAGCAATACGAAGCAAATGATGAATCGACTTGGAATACCGAAAAGAAAACGCCATTGCATAAGATTTTACCTAAGATTAAAGTGAAGAAATGA
- a CDS encoding Nif3-like dinuclear metal center hexameric protein, giving the protein MKTVNGHEIIETFERFSPKQYAMEGDPIGLHVGQLNKPVTKVLIALDVLEEVVDEAIEHGVELIIAHHPLIYRPLKRIDTNAAGGRIIEKLIKHDIAVYAAHTNLDVAKGGVNDLLAEALQLQDTEVLIPTYETALKKLVVYVPKTDEQKVREALGKAGAGAIGNYSNCSFSGEGTGRYLPGEGSEPVIGSKGKLEEVAEMRVETIFPENIEKKVLAAMIKAHPYEEVAHDIYKLENKGESLGLGKIGVLAEEMTLEQFSEHVKRTLDVEKVRVVGDLQSPIKKVAVLGGDGNKYFTTAKFKGADVYVTGDMYYHTAHDAMMIGLNIVDPGHNVEKVMKKGVARILEKMCREKNYDVEFIPSRLNTDPFRFI; this is encoded by the coding sequence GTGAAGACAGTGAATGGCCACGAAATCATTGAAACGTTTGAACGGTTCTCCCCAAAGCAATATGCAATGGAGGGAGATCCAATCGGGCTGCATGTCGGGCAGCTCAATAAGCCGGTTACTAAAGTGCTGATTGCCCTTGATGTGCTGGAAGAGGTTGTAGACGAAGCGATAGAACATGGCGTGGAATTGATCATCGCCCACCATCCGCTTATTTACCGACCATTGAAAAGGATCGATACAAACGCAGCTGGAGGCCGAATCATCGAAAAGCTGATCAAACATGATATCGCTGTTTATGCTGCACATACCAATTTGGATGTTGCTAAGGGCGGAGTGAATGATTTACTTGCCGAGGCGCTACAATTGCAGGATACAGAGGTATTGATTCCAACTTACGAAACAGCTCTAAAGAAATTGGTCGTATATGTTCCAAAGACCGACGAACAAAAGGTGAGGGAAGCCCTAGGTAAGGCAGGGGCCGGAGCGATCGGGAACTACAGCAATTGTTCGTTTTCGGGGGAAGGTACCGGACGTTACTTGCCAGGTGAAGGCAGTGAACCGGTAATTGGCTCTAAAGGAAAGCTTGAAGAGGTAGCTGAAATGAGGGTTGAAACGATATTCCCGGAAAATATCGAGAAGAAAGTGCTAGCTGCGATGATTAAAGCCCATCCATATGAAGAAGTTGCTCACGATATATATAAACTGGAGAACAAAGGTGAGTCCCTTGGCTTAGGAAAGATTGGTGTACTTGCTGAAGAAATGACACTCGAACAATTTTCCGAACATGTGAAGCGGACCCTCGATGTTGAAAAGGTGCGTGTCGTTGGGGATTTGCAAAGTCCGATAAAAAAAGTGGCCGTTTTGGGCGGAGACGGCAATAAATACTTTACTACAGCGAAATTCAAGGGAGCCGATGTTTACGTTACTGGTGATATGTATTACCATACAGCCCATGACGCGATGATGATTGGATTGAATATCGTGGATCCGGGCCACAATGTTGAAAAGGTGATGAAAAAAGGTGTTGCACGAATCCTTGAAAAAATGTGCCGCGAAAAGAACTACGATGTTGAATTCATTCCATCCCGGCTGAATACAGACCCTTTCCGCTTCATTTAA
- a CDS encoding tRNA (adenine(22)-N(1))-methyltransferase, with the protein MNHEKLSMRLERVAIHIPKGSILADIGSDHAYLPCYAVTNGLCDSAIAGEVVEGPYQSARKQVAMTGLGDKIEVRKGNGLEVLNPDEATCITIAGMGGTLISSILESGKGKLGRAERLILQPNVGAANVRSWLIENGWELSGEEILEEDGKIYEILIAKKGDPLRPYGVNKQAGLTFGPYLREQFSDIFIKKWQLEKKHLERIIEQLDESGRSGLETKRNELKSQISVIEEVLKG; encoded by the coding sequence ATGAATCATGAAAAACTATCGATGAGATTAGAACGTGTTGCCATACATATACCAAAAGGAAGCATCCTTGCAGATATAGGTTCAGACCATGCTTACTTGCCATGCTATGCGGTGACTAACGGCTTGTGTGACAGCGCTATAGCAGGTGAGGTTGTAGAAGGTCCCTATCAGTCAGCACGCAAGCAAGTGGCAATGACGGGGCTTGGGGACAAGATAGAGGTCCGCAAAGGAAACGGGCTTGAAGTATTGAATCCTGATGAAGCGACATGCATTACGATTGCAGGCATGGGTGGGACGTTAATATCAAGTATATTGGAAAGCGGAAAAGGGAAACTCGGCAGGGCAGAAAGGCTTATCCTTCAGCCTAATGTAGGTGCAGCGAATGTTCGCAGCTGGCTAATCGAAAACGGCTGGGAACTTAGTGGAGAGGAAATCCTTGAAGAAGATGGGAAAATCTACGAGATCTTAATTGCCAAAAAAGGAGACCCGCTCCGCCCTTATGGGGTGAACAAGCAAGCCGGCCTCACTTTCGGTCCATACTTAAGAGAGCAATTCAGTGACATTTTCATAAAAAAATGGCAGCTTGAGAAAAAACATTTGGAAAGAATCATCGAACAATTGGATGAAAGCGGAAGAAGCGGACTGGAAACGAAGCGCAATGAATTAAAATCTCAAATTTCGGTAATTGAGGAGGTGCTTAAAGGGTGA
- the cccA gene encoding cytochrome c550 — protein MNRNPVMPFIIIMVFGIGLMFLLSFKGLGDAKDLAKEKEGGEKTEETENASASPEDIYKQNCISCHGDAYQGGVGPALKGVGDRLSVDEVKEVITNGRGAMPPGLVEEQNIDAMAEYIHGLK, from the coding sequence ATGAATCGCAATCCAGTAATGCCTTTTATTATTATCATGGTTTTTGGTATTGGACTTATGTTTTTACTTTCGTTTAAAGGTTTGGGTGATGCCAAAGATCTTGCTAAGGAAAAAGAGGGCGGCGAAAAGACAGAAGAAACAGAAAATGCCTCGGCATCACCTGAGGACATTTATAAGCAAAACTGTATTTCTTGTCATGGTGATGCCTATCAAGGCGGTGTCGGGCCTGCTCTAAAAGGAGTTGGCGATCGTCTGTCGGTGGACGAGGTTAAAGAAGTAATCACTAATGGACGAGGTGCCATGCCACCAGGTTTAGTAGAGGAACAGAACATTGATGCCATGGCCGAATATATTCATGGACTGAAATAA